One genomic segment of Hordeum vulgare subsp. vulgare chromosome 2H, MorexV3_pseudomolecules_assembly, whole genome shotgun sequence includes these proteins:
- the LOC123429437 gene encoding NAC domain-containing protein 48-like → MSTAQQGQGAATSLPPGFRFHPTDEELILHYLRNRAAAAPCPVPIIADVDIYKFDPWDLPSQAVYGDCEWYFFSPRDRKYPNGIRPNRAAGSGYWKATGTDKPIHDAATGQGVGVKKALVFYKGRPPKGTKTAWIMHEYRLAADPLAAAVNTYKPIKFRNVSMRLDDWVLCRIYKKSGLASPMVPPLADYDHMADHDDLSGGGSFGDAACSFYAHSSSSSSTCRTMITQQQQPHAGRLPTIPSFSELFDDYAFAQILDAEAEQGATHHLAVHPSLNQLLPVGDSAHGVQPSYYAPSSSSPDASGGSAGKRKAESPEESSAKRLNGSCFDAPPQSATGWQAAASVLGGLSHQMLPQF, encoded by the exons ATGTCGACGGCGCAGCaggggcagggggcggcgacgtcGCTGCCGCCGGGGTTCCggttccacccgacggacgaggagCTCATCCTGCACTACCTCCGCaaccgcgccgccgccgcgccgtGCCCGGTCCCCATCATCGCCGACGTCGACATCTACAAGTTCGACCCATGGGACCTCCCCT CCCAGGCGGTGTACGGCGACTGCGAGTGGTACTTCTTCAGCCCGCGGGACCGCAAGTACCCCAACGGCATCCGTCCCAACCGCGCCGCCGGCTCCGGCTACTGGAAGGCCACCGGCACCGACAAGCCCATCCACGACGCCGCCACCGGCCAGGGCGTCGGCGTCAAGAAGGCGCTCGTCTTCTACAAGGGCCGCCCGCCCAAGGGCACCAAGACCGCCTGGATCATGCACGAGTACCGCCTCGCCGCCgaccccctcgccgccgccgtcaacaCCTACAAGCCCATCAAGTTCCGCAACGTCTCCATGAGG TTGGATGACTGGGTGCTATGCCGCATCTACAAGAAGTCCGGCCTGGCGTCGCCGATGGTGCCGCCGCTGGCAGACTACGACCACATGGCCGACCACGACGACCTCTCCGGCGGCGGCTCCTTCGGCGACGCCGCCTGCAGCTTCTACGCGCactccagcagcagcagcagcacctgcAGAACCATGAtcacgcagcagcagcagccgcacGCCGGGAGGCTCCCCACGATCCCGTCCTTCTCCGAGCTCTTCGATGACTACGCGTTCGCTCAGATCTTGGACGCCGAGGCCGAGCAGGGCGCCACCCACCACCTCGCCGTCCACCCCTCCCTGAACCAGCTCCTCCCCGTCGGCGACAGCGCGCACGGAGTGCAGCCGTCCTACTacgcgccgtcgtcgtcgtcgccggatGCCAGCGGCGGGAGCGCGGGGAAACGCAAGGCGGAGAGCCCGGAAGAATCATCGGCCAAGAGGCTCAACGGGTCGTGCTTCGACGCGCCGCCGCAGTCGGCTACCGGCTGGCAAGCGGCGGCGTCGGTGCTGGGCGGCCTCAGCCATCAGATGCTTCCTCAGTTCTAA